DNA sequence from the Schistocerca americana isolate TAMUIC-IGC-003095 chromosome 2, iqSchAmer2.1, whole genome shotgun sequence genome:
TTACACTGTATCGGCACCATTCAGAACCACAGCAGGCGATAGAGTGGGGCCGCGCACGGTTGACTCTAATGTGTGCCGTGGGTAAGCGTTATGTTTTAATCAGTGCGCGCAGAATTTCGGCATGTTTAGATGGTGGATGCATAGTTTATGAACTAGCTCTTGAGTTATATTTCGTATATTGTTAACCTTGCTGTCGAATTGGATGTTTTTCTTTCCTtacttttcaacaaaaatgacttaccGAGTTACCTCCTACGTGACGGCTCTTGAGATTTTGTATTAAGATACCTCAGTTATAGGAGCTGTGATGTAATCAGTTGTGAAGTTGTCTGCGAAACTACCAAGTAAGCCGGTAGATGTGAGCTTGTACGTCTTCAGCAAACGTTAAGTTAGTACGGCTTACGTCATCTCAAGCCCAATTCCTCGCAAGCGATACCACTGCCCTTACTTCTTTGCAGTGTTGTCGGCTTCTTCCAGGTGGCCATAGCGAGTCGCAAATCGTTACGTTACCTTTTGTTTCTAGTTGATGGTTGATTTTCAGTCGCTGCAGCCGACTTGTAGCCGTGCGTTCACCTTAACAACAAGCCACAGTGGTCCGCAAACATATGACATCGCTTCCTCATTAAGTGCTTTGCATCACCGTTACGCATTACTTACCGAGATCGATTTAAAACGACAGAATTTCGAAACATTTCTGTATGCAGTAACTTTACTTTGTAGCTACACTCAGAGTGAGCAATGAAATAGGCGCTTATCCGTTGACATTTTCAGTTCTGCAGTCCATGGGAATTACAGTTTCCCGTTAACCAGGTCTACAGTACACCTCCCCATTAGTTTAACGATCATTatgcaaaatttttgaaatatcCTATCtctatgttctccagatatgagccTATCCCTGGATTTATGGGGGTACTAAAATGATCAGCTTGTGCTAGCAATGCTTCACAGATAGGTGCGAATCTGCGATTCTTGAAACATTTCCAGAGTAAAGAATATTGGGGATTGCTGCCGCatgacgtcgacttcttgccaagtttgtggcactgcaaaacactcacctgaagatggctgaattaTTGTTAACCGAAATAccgtggcaagaagtcgacgtcatGCGGCAGCAATCCCGAGACTAATATGAGGTACTTAAGTGGCGTACTCAATATTCATCCAGTTAAATGTCCATTTGTTCAGCTGTAGGGATCCTTCAAAAGCTAATTATCCGGTAACTAGGAGACCCGTGGAATATTGATCGTTTCCGAGTAAGGTCGCAGCCTCAAATAAGACAGTTTCTCCGTAACAAAGTAAACCTCTGTGCAGTAGGGTGAACGTGTTGTTGCAGCCGAGGTGCCGGAGATCCCACCGGGCTACAACTACGTGCCGGGCTACGGGCTCATCAGGCTGTACCGCACCTTCAAACCGTGGGCGGCCGCCAAGAAGTTCTGCGAAGACGAGGGGGCGCAGCTGGCGGTGCCACCGGACCGCTACGCCTATGACGGCCTGAAGCAGATCTTCCCCAAAGAGAAGGGGATATGGTACGCCTACGTTGGAATCTCAGATCGAGTGAGCGAGGGCGTATTCGTAGGAATGGATGGTAATATCACTTAtagtttaatttctatatttggctTGTTTGATGTTTAAAAACAATAATTACTCATTTAGCTTAAAATCCAACCATTGCTTCCTTCGGTGTAAATTcatattttcttgtgttttatttcTGAGTTACTCTGCCATACATTTTTAACCGTGCGGATCACTTCAGTAACATGTCAAAATTGATTGTCACATCACATGAATTacaatgtccgcctccgtagcgtagcggtagcgttaccgtccaccacgcaggaggcccgggttcgattcccggcaggcgactgggtgttgtgtgtccttcattatcattttcatcatcattgactcgcaagtcgccgatgcgGACTCACCTAAGATGTACTTGCAATACGGCGACCGAAGTCCCCCGAATAGGGCCTCCCggctaacaatgccacacgatcatttccatTTGCCATTCGCTAGTGTAGAAAATGTTTCTGGGATTTGAAAAGATGTTATCAGATTCCTGAATACGGGTAGCTCATAAAGAGTATAGGTTGAACATTAATAGAGCCGACAGGAACTGGAGGAAAAAAGATCCTTTGACCATGCGTCCTGTGAACATACGTCGTTGTCACGGTAAGTGGAGCTAATGAATGACAGTTCCTCTAACCAAGTACCGCGTGTTCCCTGTGTGTTGCTGGCTGTGTGACTAACGcggtgtactgtaagcagcagaatagtccgatattcatgtcaggaacaagtcGAAAGGGTGTATGTGTACGGCCAAGtaggtaccctcacagacaccaacaaaatcacacaacatttcaagccctttttgggcgtttttgTGAACATGATTCTTTTCCGACAGACAAACGCCCAGGGAGGACTATACGTACACAAGATATGGAGCAttgggttctatagcatgttgagaCGAACactagtacaagttccaggcaagtggcccgccagcaCAGTGTGAGCCAAAGTACGATGATTTGTATCCTGGATCACAACCGCTACAATACCTATCATCTGCAATGAGAGCAAGGATCATCAGCAtcggatttcaaaatggttcaaatggctctgagcactatgcgacttaacttctgaggtcatcagtcacctagaacttagaactaattaaacctaactaacataaggacatcacacacacccatgcccgaggcaggattcgaacctgcgaccgtagtggtcgttcggctccagactgtagcgcctagaaccgcacggccactccggccggcaatatcggATTTCTGTCACAATAATGGGATTTCTGTCGACagccctctttaccgacgaagcaacctttaccagatgTGGCTGCCTACAATACGCTGCGTCAATAACTGAGCCTGGAGTACGCAAAAAACACACGGCTCGTGATCAgaagaactgtcattcgtcagcgccatttaccgtggcaacgatgcacttccggacacacgttcatgggccgtttattcgttatttctagcCAGggatccatccctgcagtttgtcggttttattaatgttcatcctgcatATCGAACACCTTTCGGGAAATAACACAAATATAACGGCTTTTGTTCTTAATCCTACTATAGAGATCATAATTCATACGGTTTTTTTGCGGGCGAGATGGCCCACTGCCTAAGACAAGAGGCTGGTGTTCGGGAGGGTCAGGGTTCAAATCCTCGTACCACCACCTCGATACGGGTTTTTCTTCGCTCGCCCAAAACCACTTCAGAGGAATGTCGGCATGGTACCACCGAAAAGGAAACGACTTTTTTCCGGGCACATCTTCGTCTAATATGAGCATGTGCTTCATTTCTTACAACCTCATCAATGAAGGTACATTAAAACCTtataattttttcacaattttatcCGGGCTTAGAATAGAGAGTTCCTTtccaaatgattttttttctgtaagacaAATGGTAAATGTCCCAGTACTCGTTATTCCTGTCATTGTAAATGTATCTCAATACAGTTTCAGCAACTGGTGCCCCGCAGCTCTTATGTAATTGAAAAACGTCTTATTATAGCCTTGATCTactgaataaataatttattttcacgGTCAGTTTCAGTAGTCTAATCATCATCAGGTTCATACAAGTATTCACAGCACCATGTTAGGCGAAATATGAATTCGTTGTTGTCAGGTGATGAAACGGTGAATTTTACGCTATCATTACATGATAACATAAAATACGTCGTAAATCTATGAAAGCTGTGCTCGGTAGTGTACTCATTCATCTCAAAACTGTAATCCGAtgtatttatatacactactgcctattaaaattgctacaccaagaagaaatgctgatgataaaagggtactcattagacaaatatattatactagaactgacatgtgattacatttttacgcaatttgggttcatagatcctgagaaatcagtacccattacaatcacctctggccgtagtcacggccttgatatgtctgggcattgattcaaacagagcttggagggagtgtacaggaacagctgcacatgcagcttcaacacgataccacagttcatcaagagtagtgactggcgtatcgtgacgagccagttgctcggccacctttgaccagacgtttttaattggtgagagaactggagaatgtgctggccagggcagcaatcgaacattttctgtatacagaaaggcccgtacaggacctacaacatgcagtcgtgcattatcctgctgaaatgtagggtttcgttggGATCGAataaggggtagagccacgggtcgtaacacatccgaaatgtaacgtccactgttcaaagtgtcgtcagtgcgaacaagaggtgaccgagacgtgtaaccaatggcacaccataccatcacgccgggtgatacgcgggtatggcgatgacgaatacacgcctccaatgtgcgttcaccgcgaggtcgccaaacacggatgcgatcatcatgatgctgtaaacagaacctggattgtgattcttgagtttctcccggcgtatttgataatcaaaatatccacgggtgtgctgccggtctatagtgtccaacgggcacaatatttcggcgatcaaacatgtcgccatcatcaggtgaactgacggactgagctcctgtgaacgtgccggcacggagatccgtacgctatggcagctcagagggaactgggttcggtcgcggcggcggccgatttaaataccctccgcccgcggcgtgctccctccgccgtccgcgccccgcgccacggtcgcgcggtggaacagattgcgacgacgtctgagatgacgtcggtgtgatggctctgtccgccgtggtcgtcacaactatacgtttgctcgcaatctgttccaccgcgcgaccgtggcgcggggcgcggacggcggagggagcacgccgcgggcggagggtatttaaatcggccgccgccgcgaccgaacccagttccctctgagcagccatagcgtacggatctccgtgccggcacgttcacaggagctcagtccgtcagttcacctgatgatggcgacatgtttgatcgccgaaatattgtgcccgtcggacactatagaccggcagcacacccgtggatattttgagaacctggattcatccgaaaaaatgacattttgccaatcgtgcacccaggttcgtcgttgagtacaccatcgcaggcggtcctgtctgtgatgcagcgtcaagggtaactgcagccatgatctccgagctgatagtccattctgctgcaaacgtcgtcgaactgttcatgcagaaggTTGTTATGTTGCAAACGTTCCATCTGTTGCCTCGGggatcgatccgttacagccatgcggataagatgcctgtcatgtcgactgctagtgattcgaggccgttgggatccagcacggcgttccgtattaccctcccgaacgcacggattccatattctgctaacagtcattggatctcgaccaacgcgagcaacaatgtcgcgatacgataaaccgcaatcgcggtaggctacaatgtgtcctttaacaaagtcggaatcgtgatagtacgcatttctcctctttacacgtggcaccgcaacaacgtttcaccaggcaacgcaagtcagctgctgtttgtttatgagaaatcagttggaaactttcctcatgtcagcacgttgaaggtgtctccaccggcgccaaacttgtgcgaatgctctgaaaagctaaccaattgcatatcacagtatcttcttcctgtcggttaaatttcgcgcctgtagcacggcatcttcgtggtgtagcaattttaacggccagtagtgtatgattatattttgactaacatgatgctgtgaatattCTTATGCACCCGATGATGGCCAGACTACTGAAACTACTGAAACTCAAGGCTATAATACGATATTTTTCAAACAATATGTATATGTTTACTTCGCGTTGTCTGCaaaacggactctacttacagttttAATGAGCTACTTTCCCATATGTGCGCTTTACCGTTATTATTTTTTTGCTCTACACTGTGCCCAAGTTTGGCTGGTTCTAATGCAGTACGTGCCGATCCGTTTACGATATAGTTAACCTAATCCTGTTTCTTATTGAACCCCCTGTACTGTACCAGGTCGTCCAGTGCCGTACCTGCCATGGCAGCCTAATGAGCCCAACAACGGTAATGGTATAGAAGAAGACTGCGTCGACGTCCGCAACGACGGACTGCTGAACGACGTGAATTGCGAGAATCCAGCGCCTTTCTTGTGTGAGCGCCGGCTTTCGGTGGGCCTTCCCGATGGCTACACATGGTCGGCGGACGCAGGGCGCTTCTACAAGGTGCACACGGATAAAAGAGTATATGCGGACGCAGCAGAGGTGTGTCACTCAGAGAACGCGACGCTCGCTGTCACTGACACGTGGCGCCGCGGTGAGGCGTTGCTGAGACTCGTCGAGCCGAAGTATGATGGCTACTTCATAGGCTTCACGGATGAAGCTGTTGAAGGCGACTTCGTCACCGAAACAGGTAAGCACCACATTCAGTGTCCGTTAAAGTTGTCGCATCGGAGTTATTGCCATAAACACACATCGTACACTGTTCGTTTCTTGATATCTACATCTCCAAATGTTAAAATGAAAACCTCTGTCGCATAGAGGTCACCCCGAATCGATGCCTCCTACGTTTAGCGTCGACGTTGATTGTCCGAGCCAGATTATGTCGGTGCAGGACTAATCTGGTCGCTGGTTTTGTTCTCGTGGGACATACACTTTTGGTCATTAAAATagttacaccaagaagatgacgtgctacaggcgcgaagtttaaccgacaggaataagattctctgatatgcaaatgagtagtttttcagagcattcacacgtggttgtcgccggtggctacacctacaacgtgctgacatgaggaaagtttccaaccgattgctcatacacaaacagcagttggccggcgttgcctggtgaaatgttgttgtgatgcctcgtgtaaggaggagaaatgcgtaccatcacgtttccgactttcataaaggtcggattgtagcctatcgcaattgcggtttatcgtatagcgacactgctgcccgcgttggtcgagatccaatgactgttaagagaatatggaatcggtgggttcaggagggtaataaggaacgccatgctggatccaaaCAGTCCCGTATCACTAGCAGATGAGATGACAGGCGtgttatccgcatgcctgtaacggacgtgcagccacgtctcgatcccctagtcaatagatggggacgtttgcaagacaacaaccatctgcacgaacagttcgacgacgttttgcagcagcatggacaatcagctcggagaccatggctgcggttacccttgatgctgcatcacagacaggaccgttGCGatagtgtactgaacgacgaacctgggtgcacgaatggcaaaacgacattttttcggatgaatccagtttctgtttacagcatcatgatgatcgcatccgtgtttggcgacctcgctgtgaacgcacattggaggcgtgtattcgtcattgccatactggcgtaacacccggcgtgatggtatggggtgccattggttacacgtcccgatcacctcttattcgcattgatggcactttgaacagtggacgttacatttcggatgtgttacgacccgtggctctacccttcattcgatcccggcgaaaccctacatttcagcaggataatgcacgaccgcatgttgcaggtcttgtacgggcgtttctgcacacagaaaatgttcgatggctgcactggccagcacgttctccagatctctcaccaattgaaaacgtctggtcattggtggccgagcaactcgctcgtcacgatacgccagtcactactcttgatgaaccgtggtatcgtgttgaagctgcatgggcagctgtacctgtacacaccctccaagctctgtttgaatcaatgcccagacgtatcaaggccgttattacgggcagaggtgattgttctgggtactgatttctcaggatctatgcacccaaattgcgtgaaaatgtaatcacatgtcagttctagtataatatatttgtccaatgaatacccgtttatcatctgcatatcttcttggtgtagcaattttaatggccagtagtgtagtgtagcagcagcagcagaagcagcagaggATTCCAAAATGGCACTTCTATAGCGGTGAAAACGATGTGCGCGATAAACCACGTTCCAGTCTGCCTTGCTCAACAGTCATGGCTCGTAATGAACGGCGTCTAGATCAGTTTATCTTCCAGATTACGATCAGGGAATTGTACACCGTCTGTTCAAATAGTTCCGAGATTTATTTTATTCCTGTAGCAGAAGAGACGTCAGCGCAGTACCTACAGCAGTTTGAACTAACGACTGTATGAACAACAAATACACGGTCCACCCCTCAGATGTGAGCAGGCAGTGGACGTGTGACTGCAGTGTGCCAACGTTGTCGTGTAAAAAATCACAACGGAACAACATTTATAAGCGAAGTGTTCGAATTCTCCAACTGTGTTTCGAAGAAAAGAACAGTCTGTCCAAAGTTTGCCTTGCACACCTTGGCTCCCGAACGAGTCTGACACAGTTTGATAGAAATGCAAAACACAAACAACTCTTTCCTGGGAAAGAATCAtaccagagaagttgcagcattagaaaattgcagcgaaatgcaggaagatctgcagcggataggcacttggtgcaccgagtggcaactgacctttaacatagacaaatgtattgaattgcgaatacacagaaagaaggatcctttattgtatgattatatgatagcggaacagacactggtagcagttacttctgtaaaatatctgcgagtatgcgtacggaacgatttgaagtgtaatgatcatataaaattaattgttggtaaggcgggtgtcaggttgagattcattgggagagtccttagaaaatttagtccatcaacatagcaggtggcttacaaaacactcgttcgacctatacttcagtattgcttatcagtgtgggatccgtaccaggtcgggttgacagaggagatagaaaagatgcaaagaagagcggcgcatttcgtcacagggttatttggtaagcgtgatagcgtgacGGAGTtgctagcaaactcaagtggtagactctgcaagagaggcgctctgcatcgcggtgtagcttgctgtccaggtttcggggggggggggggggggggggtgtacgtggtggcggcaggaagggcatccggccatcccttcaaCTAACAATGCCATATCcgaataaccatgccgaccctgcgtatccgcgggaaaaacggcacaagcaaaagaaggaAATAAACGAAAGTTCCCCTTAATGTTTAGGAATATAGTGTTATTTTCATAGCGAAACCTCAAAGATAAATCTTCGAATGATATTTTATTTACTcgaaaacttttatttttcaacCGTTTTAAGGAGACCTCTGAGTTTCTAGGAGTCATTAGGTTTTAAAGatgaaattttacttttatttattacgTAATATctaagcaatacaaggacttaacgGATGGAATAACTGCACAGGTAACGCCAATGAAGGGTACACTGATACgctagaatattatgaccacctaactaatagccagtatgtccatctttgtcatggataacagcggcgacgcgtcgctgcatggaagcaatgagaccttgataGGTGGCTGGAGGGAGCTAGccccacatttgcacacacaagtcacctaattccgtgAATTACGAGaagggggacgatgagctctgacaacACGTTCTACAACATTACAGATGTGTTCGAGCGGGTTCAGATCTTGCACTCTGGATGACCTTCACATCaagtggaactcgccactgtgttcctcgaaccactccatcacactcttggtcttgtgacatggcacattaccttgctcaaaaatgccactgccttcgggaaacatgatcgtcattaaggggtgtacgtggtctgcaacccaACCACtttgcgatactccttggccgtcgtggtgTCTTGCATGAGCTCCTCTGTACCCACGGATGTCCACGTGTAAGTTcccaagagcataatggagccgttgACATCTTGTCTCCGTTCCGCAGTATATGTGTCAAGGAGcttttcccctggaagatg
Encoded proteins:
- the LOC124595524 gene encoding macrophage mannose receptor 1-like — protein: MQLLAVWAVLAATAVPSGLADVDLFCGCRVQHHQDWTYALHCTRNKNEPSGVSCGKAEVPEIPPGYNYVPGYGLIRLYRTFKPWAAAKKFCEDEGAQLAVPPDRYAYDGLKQIFPKEKGIWYAYVGISDRVSEGVFVGMDGRPVPYLPWQPNEPNNGNGIEEDCVDVRNDGLLNDVNCENPAPFLCERRLSVGLPDGYTWSADAGRFYKVHTDKRVYADAAEVCHSENATLAVTDTWRRGEALLRLVEPKYDGYFIGFTDEAVEGDFVTETGRHLKDMEFQVWGVNEPNNVDGGKPENCLTLTGRGYYNDVLCDKKFLFICEIAPV